Genomic DNA from Clostridia bacterium:
ATGCTATTTATGCTACCCTTACAAGCTCCAGCCTCCTCTGCTATTGGTGAATTCGGCGAAAAAGGTTGCTAAAGGATAAGCCCCTGCTAGCCCAGCCAGGCTGTTCGCCTTCTCTATAATTTAGGTTTGGGTCTGCAGCTTGGGGCGGGGGTAGAGCCCGGCCTCCTTGACGATGGTGGGGACGATGTCCTCCCACATCACCGCCATGATGTGCACTCCGGCCACCCCAGGGATGGTCCGTAAGTGCTTAATCTGCTCGATGCAGATAGCTACTCCCTCAGCTTTAGGATCTTTGGCCGCCTGCATCCGCTGGACGATAGCGTCCGGCACTATCATTCCTGCCACCGACTGCTGCATGTACTTGGCCGCGCCAACCGATTTGATGGGCATCACTCCGGCCAGGATAGCTACCCGCTTATCCAACCCTCGCTCCCGCACCATGGCCATCCACTTTTCAAACCGCTCCATATCAAAGATAGCTTGGGTCTGGATGAAATCGGCCCCAGCATTAACCTTTTTTTCTAAACGCAGTACCCGAAACTCAAAGGGATCGGCAAAGGGATTGGCAGCAGCGCCAATGAAGAAACGGGGCTCGGGCCCTTTTATTTCCTCTCCGCATTGGAACTGCCGCTGGTCCCGCAGGTTCTTCACCATCTGTACTAGCTGGATGGAGTCTAGGTCATGGACATTTTTGCTCTGGGGATGGTTGCCAAAGGACTGGTGATCCCCGGATAAGCAAAGGACGTTGCGCAAGCCCAAGCTATAGGCGCCCAACAGGTCGCTCTGGAGGGCGATGCGGTTGCGATCACGGGTGGTCATCTGGATAATGGGTTCGGCTCCACAACTTTTGACGTGTACCCCGGCAGCAATGCTGGAAAGCCGGACGATGGCGGTCTGATTGTCGGTAAGATTGATCCCGTCCACGTAGTCCTTGAGCAGGTTGGCATACTTAATAATGCCATCGGGGGAAGCATGCTTGGGCGGGCCTACCTCGGCCGTGACCACAAACTCTCCTTGGGCCAATAGCCTTTCTAGATTGCTTTCGGTCTTGAGCGTCATCCCAGCACCACATCCTCCCGGACCACACGGCGCGGTCCCCCATCCCGAGACTGGGACCAGTCCTTAGGCGGTTGGATCTCTAAAAGCAGGTCTAACTTGCCTAAACTTTGCATGCGGTCATAGATTAGCTGCCACGCACAAGGGACATCCTTTTTAACCTCGCACTTGCCGTTTTGGGACCCGCCACAGGGACCGTTGAGAATGCTCTTGGAGCAACGGATGATGGGGCAGATGCCGCCAGTCTTGTAAAGAATGCATTGTCCGCAAAGGCCGCAGCGCTCCTCCCACCGACCGTGTTCCACTGTACCCCCGGCAAACTTGGTATCCAGCGCTGGTACCACCCATTTGGGATAGCGCTCGGCCAAAAACTGTACTCCCACTCCGCACCCTAAAGAAAGGACAGCATCCACATCATCGGTGACGTAGGGTGCCAGCTCCTCCACATACTCGGGATCGCACTGGCGCGTGAGGGTAACTTCCACCGTTTCCAAGGAATCCCCGTCCTTTTTGCGCTCGATGCGCAGGGCGCTGGCCAAGATCCCCACTTCTTTTTCCCCGCCGGCCAAGCAAACGGTCACGCAGCCGCCGCAGCCTACCACCAGGATCTTGTGGCATCCAGCAATGAGGTCGACTATTTCGGCTATGGGCTTCGGCTCAGCAACGATCATTTTCTCCCCACCCATTTCTGTAGTAACATCGATTAATTTCCAAACTTAAGCGCTCAAGCTGGCTCCATGGCTCCACTAGGACCAAGCCAGCTTGCATCAAGCCCGCCTGCACCGCCTAAAACCAGCTCCCATTAAGCGCTCTTGACTCGGCCGTTTACCGGGCTGGGGCCGAGCTTCTTGATGCGCTCGGTAAACTCTCGGGCCACTTCGGCAAAGCGAGAACCCATGGAGGCAGAAAGGTTATACATCTCCAGCCTTTCGCCGCCGACCCCAATGGCATCGAGCAGCTTCTTGGTATACTCCACCCGCTTCCTAGCCCGCAAGTTGCCTACTAGGAAATGGCAGTCCCCTTCCAAGCATCCCACCACGTAGACGCCATCGGCCCCGTCCTCAAACGCCTCCAGAATTACCCGGACATCGGTTTTCCCCGAGCAGGGGATTTCGATCAGCCGGACGTTGGCCGGATACTGCAGACGCATGGATCCGGCTAGGTCAGCTGCCGAATAGGCGCAATAATAACAGCAAAACGCTACGATCTTGGGCTCAAAAGCCACCTTTTACACCTCCTCAAACAATCCCGCCGCCTTGGCCAAAAGCTGGTTATCCTTATAATGCTGAAGCTGAATGGCCTTGGCCGGGCATTCGCCGGCGCAAGTCCCGCAGCCTTGACACTGAACCGGATCAATCTCCGCCACGTGGTTGTCGTTGATGCGAGGCACGTGATAAGGGCAAATCCGAACGCAAGTAAGGCAAGCCGCGCACTTAGTAGGATCGACCACCGCTACTACCCCGCCCACCAGCAGCTGATCGCGGGAAAGGATGGTGCTAGCTCGCGATACCGCCCCTAAGGCCTGGGAGATGGCCTCCCCTAGGAACTTGGGAGAATGGGCCGATCCGGCCATAAAGATTCCCGCCGAGGGAAAATCAATGGGCGCCAGCTTAGCGTGGGTTTCCACATAAAAACCATCTTCATTGACCGGAAGCTTGAGCAGCGAGGCTAGCTTAGCCGCCTCCGGCGGTGCCACCGCCCCGGTGGCCAGGA
This window encodes:
- a CDS encoding methylenetetrahydrofolate reductase C-terminal domain-containing protein, producing MIVAEPKPIAEIVDLIAGCHKILVVGCGGCVTVCLAGGEKEVGILASALRIERKKDGDSLETVEVTLTRQCDPEYVEELAPYVTDDVDAVLSLGCGVGVQFLAERYPKWVVPALDTKFAGGTVEHGRWEERCGLCGQCILYKTGGICPIIRCSKSILNGPCGGSQNGKCEVKKDVPCAWQLIYDRMQSLGKLDLLLEIQPPKDWSQSRDGGPRRVVREDVVLG
- a CDS encoding hydrogenase iron-sulfur subunit, translated to MAFEPKIVAFCCYYCAYSAADLAGSMRLQYPANVRLIEIPCSGKTDVRVILEAFEDGADGVYVVGCLEGDCHFLVGNLRARKRVEYTKKLLDAIGVGGERLEMYNLSASMGSRFAEVAREFTERIKKLGPSPVNGRVKSA
- a CDS encoding methylenetetrahydrofolate reductase, producing MTLKTESNLERLLAQGEFVVTAEVGPPKHASPDGIIKYANLLKDYVDGINLTDNQTAIVRLSSIAAGVHVKSCGAEPIIQMTTRDRNRIALQSDLLGAYSLGLRNVLCLSGDHQSFGNHPQSKNVHDLDSIQLVQMVKNLRDQRQFQCGEEIKGPEPRFFIGAAANPFADPFEFRVLRLEKKVNAGADFIQTQAIFDMERFEKWMAMVRERGLDKRVAILAGVMPIKSVGAAKYMQQSVAGMIVPDAIVQRMQAAKDPKAEGVAICIEQIKHLRTIPGVAGVHIMAVMWEDIVPTIVKEAGLYPRPKLQTQT